The following are encoded together in the Streptomyces tsukubensis genome:
- the bldG gene encoding anti-sigma factor antagonist BldG, translated as MDLSLSTRTVGDRTVVEVGGEIDVYTAPKLREQLVELVNDGSFHLVVDMEGVDFLDSTGLGVLVGGLKRVRAHEGSLRLVCNQERILKIFRITGLTKVFPIHNSVEEAVEATD; from the coding sequence GTGGACCTGTCCCTGTCGACCCGTACTGTCGGCGATCGTACGGTCGTCGAGGTCGGTGGAGAAATCGACGTATATACCGCCCCGAAGCTGCGTGAGCAGCTGGTTGAGCTTGTGAACGACGGCAGTTTTCATCTTGTCGTCGACATGGAGGGAGTCGACTTCCTCGACTCCACAGGGCTCGGCGTGCTGGTGGGCGGCTTGAAGAGGGTGCGTGCCCATGAGGGCTCCCTGCGCCTGGTCTGCAACCAGGAGCGCATCCTCAAGATCTTCCGTATTACTGGTCTGACGAAGGTCTTCCCCATCCATAACTCGGTCGAGGAAGCTGTCGAGGCGACTGACTGA
- a CDS encoding Rv3654c family TadE-like protein has translation MAVVGIVFAAALGMGQAVVAKHRAGAAADMGALAAAGRWADGAEEACAGARRVAEAQGGRIARCAVRGEVSDVTAVVEFGPWAARVRARAGPPGAAP, from the coding sequence ATGGCCGTGGTGGGAATCGTGTTCGCGGCGGCTCTGGGGATGGGGCAGGCCGTCGTGGCCAAACATCGGGCAGGCGCAGCGGCGGACATGGGCGCACTGGCCGCGGCGGGGCGTTGGGCGGACGGAGCGGAGGAGGCGTGCGCCGGGGCGCGGCGGGTGGCGGAGGCGCAGGGAGGCCGGATCGCGCGGTGCGCGGTGCGCGGGGAGGTCTCGGATGTGACGGCGGTGGTCGAGTTCGGGCCGTGGGCCGCGCGGGTCAGGGCGCGGGCGGGGCCCCCTGGAGCAGCACCGTGA
- a CDS encoding DEAD/DEAH box helicase, whose product MAFNHLPAVVHDAFGPLWVTPVTHSMPMADFFTPGRPRAGTAAQPSPRAVLDRLSAGPGRAARITHTEHLPPRAARYAVWPDRVRSEVIAAVQAAGIEHPWAHQARAAEHALDGESVVVSTGTASGKSLGYLVPVLSTLLDGSEAPNGRGTTSLYLAPTKALAADQRRAVRELADPLGRAVRPAVYDGDTPVEEREWVRQYANYVLTNPDMLHRSILPSHPRWASFLRALRYVVIDECHTYRGVFGSHVAQVLRRLRRLCARYGANPVFLLASATAAEPSVAAERLTGVPVVEVADDASPRGEVVFALWEPPLTELHGEKGAPVRRTATAESADLLTDLTLQGVRSVAFVRSRRAAELISVIAKERLGEFDRALPGRVAAYRGGYLPEERRALERALHTGELLGLAATTALELGVDVSGLDAVVIAGYPGTRASLWQQAGRAGRSGQGALAVLVARDDPLDTFLVHHPEAIFDQPVESTVLDPDNPYVLAPHLCAAAAELPLTEEDLPLFGPATVELLPQLESAKLLRRRTKAWHWTRRERAADLTDIRGEGGTPVQVVEKGTGRLLGTVDASAAHTTVHDGAVHLHQGRTYQVKHFDIDDSVALVEEANPPYSTTARDTTAISVLETDIEIPWGEGRLCYGSVEVTNQVVAFLRRRLITGEVLGETKLDLPPRTLRTRAVWWTVTEDQLDAARVNPEQLGGALHAAEHASIGMLPLFATCDRWDIGGVSIPLHPDTLLPTVFVYDGHPGGAGFSERAFHTAREWLTATREAIASCECDAGCPSCVQSPKCGNGNEPLHKRAAVRLLTVLLQGAPPAP is encoded by the coding sequence ATGGCATTCAATCACTTACCAGCAGTCGTGCACGACGCCTTCGGACCATTGTGGGTCACGCCAGTGACACACTCGATGCCGATGGCCGACTTTTTCACTCCTGGCCGCCCCCGTGCGGGTACGGCGGCGCAGCCCTCTCCGCGGGCGGTTCTTGACCGTCTCTCCGCAGGGCCGGGCCGTGCTGCGCGCATCACTCATACGGAGCACCTGCCCCCGCGGGCGGCACGGTATGCGGTCTGGCCTGATCGAGTTCGCTCCGAGGTCATCGCCGCTGTCCAGGCCGCCGGTATCGAACATCCGTGGGCCCATCAGGCCCGCGCCGCCGAGCATGCCCTCGACGGTGAGTCCGTGGTCGTGTCGACCGGCACCGCGTCGGGCAAGTCCCTCGGTTATCTCGTGCCCGTGCTCTCGACGCTCCTCGACGGGTCCGAGGCGCCCAACGGCCGGGGCACCACTTCGCTCTATCTCGCCCCCACCAAGGCGCTGGCGGCCGACCAGCGCCGCGCGGTGCGGGAGCTGGCCGATCCGCTCGGCCGCGCCGTACGGCCCGCCGTGTACGACGGCGACACCCCCGTCGAGGAACGGGAATGGGTCCGCCAGTACGCGAACTACGTCCTCACCAACCCCGACATGCTGCACCGCTCCATCCTCCCTTCGCACCCCCGCTGGGCCTCCTTCCTGCGCGCCCTGCGCTATGTCGTCATCGACGAGTGCCACACCTACCGGGGCGTCTTCGGCTCCCATGTCGCCCAGGTTTTGCGCCGACTGCGACGGTTGTGTGCCCGCTACGGCGCGAACCCGGTGTTCCTTCTGGCCTCCGCCACCGCGGCGGAGCCGTCCGTCGCGGCGGAACGGCTCACCGGGGTGCCCGTCGTGGAGGTCGCCGACGACGCCTCCCCGCGCGGCGAGGTCGTCTTCGCCCTTTGGGAGCCTCCCCTCACCGAACTGCACGGCGAGAAGGGCGCCCCCGTCCGCCGTACGGCCACGGCGGAGAGCGCCGACCTCCTCACCGATCTCACGCTCCAGGGCGTACGGTCGGTCGCCTTCGTACGGTCACGCAGAGCCGCCGAACTCATCTCCGTGATCGCCAAGGAACGTCTCGGCGAGTTCGACCGGGCCCTCCCGGGCCGGGTCGCCGCCTACCGTGGCGGATATCTCCCCGAGGAACGCCGCGCTCTGGAACGCGCCCTCCACACCGGTGAACTCCTCGGCCTCGCCGCCACCACCGCCCTGGAACTCGGCGTCGACGTGTCCGGCCTGGACGCCGTCGTCATCGCCGGATATCCGGGCACCCGTGCCTCGCTGTGGCAGCAGGCCGGCCGCGCGGGACGATCGGGCCAGGGCGCGCTCGCCGTGCTGGTCGCCAGGGACGACCCGTTGGACACCTTCCTCGTCCACCATCCCGAGGCCATCTTCGACCAGCCGGTGGAGTCCACCGTGCTGGACCCGGACAATCCCTACGTCCTCGCCCCTCACCTGTGCGCCGCCGCGGCGGAACTGCCACTGACCGAGGAAGACCTGCCCCTTTTCGGCCCCGCCACCGTTGAGCTGCTGCCACAGTTGGAGAGCGCGAAACTCCTCAGGCGCCGTACCAAGGCCTGGCACTGGACCCGCAGGGAGCGCGCCGCCGACCTCACCGACATCCGAGGCGAGGGCGGCACACCCGTGCAGGTCGTCGAGAAGGGCACCGGCCGGCTGCTCGGCACCGTCGACGCGTCCGCGGCCCACACCACCGTCCACGACGGCGCCGTCCACCTCCACCAGGGCCGCACCTACCAGGTGAAACACTTCGACATCGACGACTCCGTCGCCCTGGTCGAGGAGGCGAACCCGCCGTATTCGACGACCGCCAGGGACACGACCGCCATCTCCGTACTGGAGACCGACATCGAGATCCCGTGGGGAGAGGGCCGCCTCTGCTACGGATCGGTCGAAGTCACCAACCAGGTCGTCGCCTTCCTGCGCCGCCGTCTCATCACCGGCGAGGTGCTGGGCGAGACCAAACTCGACCTGCCACCGCGCACCCTGCGCACCCGGGCCGTCTGGTGGACCGTCACCGAGGACCAACTGGACGCGGCCCGCGTCAATCCCGAGCAGCTAGGAGGCGCCCTGCACGCGGCGGAACACGCGTCCATCGGCATGCTCCCGCTCTTCGCCACCTGCGACCGCTGGGACATCGGCGGCGTCTCCATACCGCTGCACCCCGACACCCTCCTACCGACCGTCTTCGTGTACGACGGCCACCCGGGTGGCGCCGGCTTCTCCGAACGGGCCTTCCACACCGCCCGCGAGTGGCTCACCGCCACCCGCGAGGCCATCGCGTCCTGCGAGTGCGACGCCGGCTGCCCGTCCTGCGTCCAGTCCCCCAAGTGCGGCAACGGCAACGAGCCCCTGCACAAACGCGCCGCCGTACGCCTCCTCACGGTGCTGCTCCAGGGGGCCCCGCCCGCGCCCTGA